GCGACGGACCAGGTCCAGGGCCAGGTTTTTCGCCGTCTGCATAAGCCAGGCAGCCGGATTGGCCGGGATGCCGTAGAATGGCCACGTTTGCAAAGCCCGAACCAGGGCCTCCTGCACCACATCCTCCGCCATCTGAAGGCGGTGGATGCCGAAGATGCCAGTCAGAATGGAGACCAGCTTTCCGGCCTCATGGCGGAAAAGGTGGTCGGCAAGCTGGCTGACGCCGGGATCGGCGCTGGAGGGCTGGGGGGACATGCAGTTGGTTAGGCGGCAGCAGTGGCCATCTGGTCTTCGCGGATCTGCTTGAAGGTGGGGCATTCCGGGGCGACGGGGCGGACCTCGGCGGTGCAGCCGCACTCCAGCATGGGCCACTCCTGGGCGATGCTGACGGCCTCTTCCATTGTGTCCACCGTGAGCATGAGGTAACCGCCGATGCTTTCCTTGGATTCGGCAAACGGACCGTCCGCGACGTGGCTGCCTTTTTTGCCGGAGATGACCTTGCCTTCTTCAAAGAGAGGCTGGGCGGCCTTCATCTTGCCCTGCTCATGCAGGCGCTCAAACCAGGCCATGGTCTGCCCCATGATCTTCTGCATTTCCTCCGGCGAAAGGTTTTCCTGCCAGCGGGTGGTGCGGAAAAGAACCATGTAGCCGGGATTTGGGGCGGAGTTTGCGGGCATGCTCATAGGGGTCAAAAGTGGGATGAATGAACGTCGTCTTCAAAGGCATGACGAACGAGCTTCACGGTCCAGGACATGGAAACTGATTTTTTTTGAATTTCCTGAACCGGAGCAGAAAACGCCCCCCGTCGCCCTTACTCTTCCGCCCTGTGCAACACCATTTGCGGGAAGGGAATGTTCCAGCCGTGGCGGGTGGCGGACTCCAGGGCGGCGCGCTGGAGCAGGCGAGTGAGGCTGGGGAAATTCGGAGCCTGGGTGCCCGCGAAGACGCCGACGATGAGGAAATTCAGCGATGAATCGGCGGCCTGGTCGAACTCGACAATCACATTGACCAGCTCTTCTTCGCGCATTTTTTCCAGCAGCACACGGCGCACGTCCGCCTTGAGGGTTTCAGGAATCACGGACAGCGCCTCCGCCTGGTGTTTATAGTCCAGCCCCAGGGTCATGGAGCGGGCAAAGCCGCCGGAGAGGCAGGACACGTCCGCCTGCATGAAGTCACCAATGGGCATCCAGCGTTTCAGGCCGCCGCCATGCAGAAGCTCCACGCGGTCAGGCGTGATGTCCGCTACCTGCGCGAAAAGCGTGCCGTCTAACAAAATGTATGACCTTTTGGCGCAAGGGAACCAGGGTTCATCCAGGCCGCTGGGGCGTGAGGTCATGGTGGATAACATGTCCAGCGGAATGCGCAGGCCCGGGCCGCCGATGACCAGGTTGGTGAGCTGGGTGAACATATGGATGGCTCCCACCCGCCAGGGTACGCCGTCAATGTAAACCCGCTCCCCTTCCCGCACCTGGCCGAGGTTGAGCATCATCTGCAGGTCCTTCATGTGGCGGGCGATGCCGGACTTGGCCGTCATCAGCATGGCCCCCACGGCAAAGAGCGCGAGGCCGCCGAGCAGCCAGTCCCCCCGTGCATACAGCACCAGCAGCGCCGCACCCACGGCCAGAACCAGGCTCACGCCCTCATGCACCACATCCAGCACCCGGCTGGAGAAGCTGAGCTTCTGGTACTTCTTCACCGGTACGATCTTCAGCGCGTAATAATAGGCCCCGCGCAGGCCAAAAAGGACAACAAGGAAGGCCAGCACAGCCAGGGCAATATTGGCCCCCCGGACAAAGATGAAATCCGTGACCTGGCTGCCCAGCTCTGACCAAAAATTGCCGGACGCAGCTTCCAGCGTGCCCAGTTCATAGGCCATCACCTCCACGCGGTTGGCCACTT
This portion of the Prosthecobacter sp. SYSU 5D2 genome encodes:
- a CDS encoding YciI family protein encodes the protein MSMPANSAPNPGYMVLFRTTRWQENLSPEEMQKIMGQTMAWFERLHEQGKMKAAQPLFEEGKVISGKKGSHVADGPFAESKESIGGYLMLTVDTMEEAVSIAQEWPMLECGCTAEVRPVAPECPTFKQIREDQMATAAA